A region from the Achromobacter seleniivolatilans genome encodes:
- a CDS encoding tetratricopeptide repeat protein, with product MSQCKIINCVYEDCAINRTGRVKSSFKQMNIGIAALALALATGFALPAQAADSRTRDATGPRMAPQNRQPETEVIRLRPGQLPYVSLTADIFYRVLASEIAAQRGMYGTAATTMVGLARDTGDPRLARRGLEFQLAGGNLAGALEASRVWARLSPNDVEASSTELALAAANGQTKGLAQALRNRIDASRDKPAAIGQALAVLSRLNDRRLALRILDESLSDSVRKLPAAHLALADVASAAGDYERAAQEARAALAADPKSEPAAQRVLEYGSKVDPQRAQTEARAFINRNPSARKVRLMLAGQLADSGDYNGALAELQAMSRRSPEDFDLLFMQAQLAYKAGQLPQAKTLLQQYLDVQTQRQRATVPGATDAGAAAADAHVLLARIAEDQGNFDEAINELGRIDDPTLRYSVRMRQAALRAKSGRVDDALAMIDAAGPQDEEERTLGVLTKAQILRDADRVGQAVTTLEAADKALPDTVEIKYELAMLYERQNRLADLERMLRQVIALDPEHAHAYNALGYTLADHNQRLPEALDLITQALELSPNDPFILDSMGWVKFRMGESESAAQYLRRAYSVRPEADIAAHLAEVLWTQGKRDQATELLRAALMKDPKNKTVLDVVKRLGVGL from the coding sequence ATGAGCCAGTGTAAGATCATCAATTGCGTGTACGAAGATTGTGCCATCAACCGGACGGGCCGCGTGAAGTCGTCTTTCAAACAAATGAATATCGGGATCGCCGCGCTGGCGCTTGCGCTGGCAACAGGTTTTGCGCTGCCGGCCCAGGCGGCCGACAGCCGGACGCGTGATGCGACCGGGCCGCGTATGGCCCCGCAGAACCGCCAGCCTGAAACAGAGGTGATCCGCCTGCGTCCAGGGCAACTACCTTATGTCTCGCTGACCGCAGACATCTTCTATCGCGTACTCGCGTCGGAGATCGCCGCTCAGCGGGGCATGTACGGAACGGCAGCGACCACCATGGTTGGGCTTGCCCGGGACACGGGCGACCCCCGTCTGGCCCGCCGCGGCCTGGAATTCCAATTGGCGGGCGGCAATCTGGCCGGAGCGCTGGAAGCCTCGCGCGTCTGGGCACGGCTGTCGCCCAACGACGTCGAGGCGAGTTCCACTGAGCTCGCGTTGGCTGCCGCCAATGGGCAGACCAAAGGGTTGGCTCAGGCGCTGCGCAACCGGATTGACGCGTCGCGCGACAAACCGGCGGCGATCGGCCAGGCTCTGGCAGTCCTCAGCCGCCTGAACGACCGCCGTTTGGCTCTGCGCATTCTTGATGAGTCCTTGAGCGACAGCGTGCGCAAACTGCCGGCCGCCCATTTGGCGCTGGCCGACGTGGCTTCCGCCGCGGGCGACTACGAACGCGCCGCGCAGGAAGCCCGCGCCGCGCTTGCGGCCGACCCCAAGTCCGAACCCGCCGCCCAGCGCGTGCTGGAATACGGTTCCAAGGTGGACCCGCAGCGCGCCCAGACCGAAGCGCGCGCCTTCATCAACCGCAATCCCAGCGCCCGCAAGGTGCGCTTGATGCTGGCCGGCCAATTGGCTGACAGCGGCGACTACAACGGCGCGCTGGCGGAATTGCAGGCCATGTCGCGCCGTTCGCCGGAAGATTTCGACCTGCTCTTCATGCAGGCCCAACTGGCATACAAGGCAGGTCAACTGCCCCAGGCCAAGACGCTGCTTCAGCAGTACCTGGACGTGCAGACCCAGCGCCAACGGGCAACCGTGCCGGGCGCCACGGATGCCGGGGCTGCTGCCGCCGATGCGCATGTGCTGTTGGCCCGTATCGCCGAGGACCAAGGCAATTTCGACGAAGCCATCAACGAACTCGGCCGCATTGATGACCCGACCCTGCGCTATTCCGTGCGCATGCGTCAGGCCGCGTTGCGCGCCAAGAGCGGCCGCGTCGACGACGCGCTCGCCATGATTGACGCCGCAGGCCCTCAGGATGAAGAAGAGCGCACTCTGGGCGTGCTGACCAAGGCGCAGATCCTGCGCGACGCCGATCGCGTGGGCCAGGCTGTGACCACGCTGGAAGCCGCCGACAAGGCCTTGCCCGACACGGTCGAGATCAAATACGAACTGGCAATGTTGTACGAGCGTCAGAATCGTCTGGCCGATCTCGAACGTATGCTGCGCCAGGTCATTGCGCTAGATCCGGAACATGCGCACGCCTACAACGCGCTGGGGTACACGCTGGCTGATCACAATCAGCGTCTGCCCGAAGCGCTGGACCTGATCACGCAGGCGCTGGAACTCTCGCCCAATGATCCCTTCATCCTGGATAGCATGGGATGGGTCAAGTTCCGCATGGGTGAATCTGAATCCGCCGCGCAGTATCTGCGCCGTGCCTACAGCGTGCGCCCGGAAGCCGACATTGCCGCCCACTTGGCCGAAGTGCTGTGGACTCAAGGTAAGCGTGATCAGGCAACTGAGCTGCTGCGTGCCGCACTGATGAAAGATCCCAAGAACAAGACCGTCCTGGACGTTGTGAAGCGCCTGGGGGTTGGTCTGTGA
- the lolB gene encoding lipoprotein insertase outer membrane protein LolB, with the protein MRWALMAMLAFALAACTTTPKPIEGASPDAFSRIGRFAITVNEESGKQNAVQGGFSWSDDGRRYILDLTNPLGSTEARVEGQPGAASLTKADGTRLVADNPDALAEDAFGSSMPVSGLRDWLRGKLPAEPEASEVSRDELGRPAAFEQGGWRVRLSRYDVLGPQLLVLERQEPGRRIMVRLVVNQS; encoded by the coding sequence ATGCGCTGGGCGTTGATGGCAATGCTGGCCTTTGCGCTGGCGGCTTGCACGACCACGCCCAAGCCGATCGAGGGCGCGAGCCCCGACGCGTTTTCCCGCATTGGCCGCTTCGCCATCACGGTTAACGAAGAAAGCGGCAAGCAAAATGCGGTGCAAGGCGGCTTTTCGTGGTCGGACGATGGGCGGCGCTACATATTGGATCTGACGAACCCCCTGGGTTCAACGGAAGCCCGCGTGGAAGGGCAGCCCGGCGCGGCCAGCCTGACCAAGGCGGACGGCACGCGTCTGGTAGCCGATAACCCCGACGCCTTGGCCGAAGACGCCTTTGGCAGCAGCATGCCGGTCTCTGGTCTGCGTGACTGGCTGCGCGGCAAGCTGCCAGCAGAGCCTGAGGCGTCGGAAGTGTCGCGCGATGAGCTCGGCCGCCCCGCCGCGTTCGAGCAAGGCGGCTGGCGCGTCAGACTGTCACGCTACGACGTCTTGGGGCCGCAACTTCTGGTTCTGGAACGCCAGGAGCCGGGCCGCCGCATCATGGTGCGGCTGGTCGTCAACCAATCCTGA